From the Alloalcanivorax dieselolei B5 genome, one window contains:
- the orn gene encoding oligoribonuclease codes for MPSKDNLIWIDLEMTGLSPEQDRIIEIATIVTDANLQVLAEGPVLAVHQSDQRLAAMDEWNTRHHGNSGLTDRVRASRVDEAEAERQTLLFLAQYVDEKMSPMCGNSICQDRRFLARYMPTLEAFFHYRNLDVSTLKELAARWKPQILSGVKKENKHLALDDIRESIAELAYYREHFIRE; via the coding sequence ATGCCATCGAAAGACAACCTGATCTGGATCGACCTGGAAATGACCGGTTTGAGCCCCGAACAGGATCGCATCATTGAAATCGCCACCATCGTCACCGACGCCAATCTGCAGGTGCTGGCGGAGGGACCGGTGCTGGCGGTGCATCAGAGCGACCAGCGTTTGGCGGCCATGGACGAATGGAATACCCGCCACCACGGCAACTCCGGGTTGACCGACCGGGTACGCGCCAGCCGTGTGGACGAGGCGGAAGCGGAGCGGCAGACCCTGCTGTTTCTCGCGCAATACGTGGACGAGAAGATGTCACCGATGTGTGGCAACAGCATCTGCCAGGACCGCCGATTCCTGGCCCGCTACATGCCGACCCTGGAAGCGTTCTTCCACTACCGCAATCTGGATGTCTCCACCTTGAAGGAACTGGCCGCGCGCTGGAAGCCGCAAATCCTGTCCGGCGTCAAAAAAGAGAACAAGCACCTGGCGCTGGACGACATCCGCGAATCGATCGCCGAACTGGCCTACTACCGGGAACATTTCATCCGCGAGTAG
- a CDS encoding sulfurtransferase, which yields MSLPLLLEPAELANHLDDANLLIVDLSKEQVYAQAHVPGAVHLDFKRLQTGTQPAPGLLPDDDTLSDLFSELGLTPDTQVVAYDDEGGGWAGRLLWTLDYIGHAHYTYLNGGIHAWLAADLPTSSEPHTPTPGDYEVSLHKAGVNVDLETVLAEYQNPDVVIWDARSEEEYAGIRAFAQKGGHIPGAVHYEWTDAMDKNDHLRVRDLDTLHQELAELGITADRKVITHCQTHHRSSFTWLVGKLLGFPHIAGYAGSWAEWGNHPDTPFEKSE from the coding sequence ATGTCCCTGCCCCTGTTGCTGGAACCCGCCGAACTGGCCAATCATCTTGATGACGCCAACCTGCTGATCGTTGATCTGAGCAAGGAACAGGTTTACGCCCAGGCCCATGTGCCCGGCGCCGTTCACCTGGATTTCAAACGCCTGCAGACAGGCACTCAGCCGGCCCCCGGCCTGCTGCCCGATGACGATACCCTTTCCGACCTGTTCTCCGAGCTGGGGCTGACCCCGGACACCCAGGTGGTCGCCTATGACGATGAAGGCGGCGGCTGGGCCGGGCGGCTGTTGTGGACCCTGGATTACATCGGCCATGCCCACTACACCTACCTCAATGGCGGCATCCACGCCTGGCTGGCGGCGGACCTGCCCACCAGCAGCGAACCGCATACCCCCACGCCCGGCGATTATGAGGTCAGCCTGCACAAGGCCGGCGTCAACGTGGACCTGGAGACGGTGCTGGCCGAATACCAGAACCCGGATGTGGTGATCTGGGATGCCCGCTCCGAGGAGGAGTACGCCGGCATCCGTGCCTTCGCCCAGAAAGGCGGCCACATTCCCGGCGCGGTGCACTATGAGTGGACCGATGCCATGGACAAGAACGACCACCTGCGAGTGCGTGATCTGGATACCCTGCATCAGGAACTGGCCGAGCTGGGCATCACCGCCGACCGCAAAGTGATCACCCACTGCCAGACCCACCATCGCTCCAGCTTCACCTGGCTGGTGGGCAAACTGCTGGGTTTCCCTCATATCGCCGGTTATGCCGGTTCCTGGGCGGAATGGGGCAACCACCCCGATACCCCGTTCGAAAAATCCGAATAA
- the tsaE gene encoding tRNA (adenosine(37)-N6)-threonylcarbamoyltransferase complex ATPase subunit type 1 TsaE yields MENKPTGSRYLADETATLALGAELAAVLKSGQCVYLLGDLGAGKTTLMRGLLRGLGHQGAVKSPTYTLVEPYELNGVHIYHFDLYRLADPEELELIGIRDYFDGQGLCVLEWPQKGAGVIPAPDLTVTLTVQPPGRNANLEWA; encoded by the coding sequence ATGGAAAATAAACCAACCGGATCCCGCTATCTGGCGGACGAGACGGCCACCCTGGCCCTGGGCGCGGAATTGGCCGCCGTGCTCAAATCCGGCCAGTGCGTTTATCTGCTGGGGGACCTGGGGGCGGGCAAGACCACCCTGATGCGCGGGCTGCTGCGGGGGCTGGGTCACCAGGGGGCGGTGAAGAGCCCGACTTATACTCTGGTGGAACCCTATGAACTCAATGGCGTCCATATCTATCATTTTGACTTGTACCGGCTGGCGGATCCCGAGGAGCTGGAATTGATCGGCATCCGGGATTATTTCGACGGCCAAGGGCTGTGTGTGTTGGAATGGCCGCAAAAAGGCGCCGGGGTGATTCCGGCGCCGGATCTCACCGTGACACTGACCGTGCAGCCGCCGGGGCGTAATGCGAATTTGGAGTGGGCATAG
- the asd gene encoding archaetidylserine decarboxylase (Phosphatidylserine decarboxylase is synthesized as a single chain precursor. Generation of the pyruvoyl active site from a Ser is coupled to cleavage of a Gly-Ser bond between the larger (beta) and smaller (alpha chains). It is an integral membrane protein.) has translation MKDLWQRLFVALQYLLPHHALSRLVGILARSETPWVKDTFIGLFIRRFQVDLSEAEITEAGRFPHFNAFFTRALREGARPLPEQADAIACPADGTVSQLGAIEGDRIFQAKGHNYSLFELLGGDHDLATEFLGGQFATVYLSPKDYHRVHMPATGTLRETRYVPGRLFSVNQATTERVPGLFARNERLVCVFDTEQGPMAVILVGAMIVAGIETVFSGQVTPLPRHVTHSDYRNRQPVTLQRGEELGRFLLGSTAIVLFARGHAEFDAALAAESPVRMGQAMGTLR, from the coding sequence TTGAAGGACTTATGGCAACGTCTGTTCGTCGCTCTGCAATATCTGCTGCCCCACCATGCCCTGTCGCGATTGGTGGGTATTCTGGCCCGTAGCGAAACACCCTGGGTGAAGGACACCTTCATTGGTCTGTTCATCCGCCGCTTTCAAGTGGATCTGTCCGAAGCGGAGATCACCGAAGCCGGGCGATTCCCCCATTTCAACGCGTTTTTCACCCGCGCCCTGCGCGAAGGCGCCCGGCCGCTGCCGGAACAGGCCGATGCCATCGCCTGCCCGGCCGACGGCACTGTCAGCCAGCTTGGCGCCATTGAAGGCGACCGGATTTTCCAGGCCAAGGGCCATAACTACAGCCTGTTCGAACTGCTCGGCGGCGACCACGATCTGGCCACGGAATTCCTCGGCGGCCAGTTCGCCACCGTTTATCTGTCACCAAAGGATTATCACCGGGTGCATATGCCCGCCACCGGCACCCTGCGGGAAACGCGCTACGTGCCGGGCCGGCTGTTCTCGGTGAATCAGGCCACCACCGAACGGGTGCCCGGCCTGTTCGCCCGCAACGAACGGCTGGTGTGCGTTTTCGATACCGAACAGGGGCCGATGGCGGTGATCCTGGTGGGGGCCATGATCGTCGCCGGTATCGAGACGGTGTTCTCCGGCCAGGTCACGCCGCTGCCTCGCCACGTGACACACAGCGACTATCGGAACCGGCAACCGGTCACGCTGCAACGGGGCGAGGAACTGGGCCGCTTCCTGCTCGGCTCCACCGCCATCGTGCTGTTCGCCCGTGGCCACGCGGAATTCGATGCCGCCCTGGCCGCCGAAAGCCCGGTACGCATGGGGCAGGCGATGGGGACACTGCGCTAG
- a CDS encoding bifunctional ADP-dependent NAD(P)H-hydrate dehydratase/NAD(P)H-hydrate epimerase: MTMAPLPNRLYSAAQTRELDRLAIEGGVSGATLMARAGQAAFDLMLQRWPEVREPAILCGAGNNGGDGYVVARLAQEAGLRPVVYQWRPLDQLGGDALAMAEAARDAGVPMLPLNLDNLPHAAPLLVDGLLGTGISGVLREDMRALLQALDALGKPVLALDVPSGLSADSGASAGAVLGADCTITFIGVNRGLLTGVGPCHSGQLVFSGLNVDEAVYQAIPDPVWRPTPLDLRRWLPRRRRDGHKGHYGHVLVIGGDHGFAGAPSMSAQAAARCGAGLVSLATRAENLTAVLARQPEIMVRAVEDVAELEPLLERATVVAVGPGLGTGEWGQTLLKRALMTDLPLVLDADALNLLADWGVDANDHWVLTPHPGEAGRLLGSDSATVQRDRFAAVEALASRYGGAALLKGLGTLVRGGDGCALISDGNPGMGSGGMGDVLTGVIAALLAQGVPPYQAAALGAMAHARAADRAAAEHGERGLLATDLLPPLRWELNGK, translated from the coding sequence ATGACCATGGCACCGTTACCTAATCGACTTTACAGCGCTGCCCAGACCCGGGAGCTGGACCGTCTTGCCATCGAGGGCGGTGTCAGCGGTGCCACTCTGATGGCCCGGGCGGGACAGGCCGCCTTTGACCTGATGCTGCAGCGTTGGCCGGAGGTGCGTGAGCCGGCGATTCTGTGCGGTGCGGGTAACAACGGTGGTGACGGCTATGTGGTGGCGCGCCTGGCCCAGGAAGCCGGGTTGCGGCCCGTGGTCTATCAGTGGCGTCCGCTGGATCAGCTTGGCGGCGACGCTCTGGCCATGGCGGAGGCGGCCCGTGATGCCGGGGTGCCGATGCTGCCATTGAATCTGGACAACCTGCCGCATGCCGCGCCGCTCTTGGTGGATGGCCTGCTGGGAACCGGCATCAGCGGGGTGTTGCGCGAAGACATGCGGGCTTTGCTGCAGGCGCTCGATGCCTTGGGCAAGCCGGTACTGGCTCTGGATGTTCCCTCCGGCTTGTCGGCGGACTCCGGGGCCAGCGCCGGTGCCGTGTTGGGCGCGGATTGCACCATTACCTTCATCGGCGTGAACCGCGGACTGCTCACCGGGGTGGGGCCATGCCACAGCGGCCAGCTGGTGTTCTCCGGCCTCAACGTGGACGAGGCCGTGTACCAGGCCATACCCGACCCGGTTTGGCGGCCTACGCCCTTGGATCTGCGCCGCTGGCTGCCGCGTCGGCGCCGGGACGGCCACAAGGGCCATTACGGTCACGTCCTGGTGATCGGTGGCGATCATGGTTTCGCCGGCGCGCCGTCCATGAGTGCCCAGGCCGCCGCCCGTTGCGGCGCCGGTTTGGTCAGTCTCGCCACCCGCGCCGAAAATCTGACCGCGGTACTGGCCCGGCAGCCGGAAATCATGGTGCGGGCGGTGGAGGACGTGGCCGAGCTGGAGCCGCTGCTGGAACGTGCCACGGTTGTGGCGGTGGGGCCGGGGCTGGGCACTGGCGAGTGGGGGCAAACGTTACTGAAACGGGCACTGATGACGGACCTGCCGCTGGTGCTGGACGCTGATGCCTTGAACTTGCTGGCCGATTGGGGCGTGGACGCCAATGATCACTGGGTATTGACGCCCCATCCCGGTGAGGCCGGACGGCTGTTGGGCAGCGACAGCGCCACTGTGCAACGGGATCGCTTTGCCGCCGTGGAAGCCCTGGCCAGCCGTTACGGCGGTGCCGCCCTGCTCAAGGGGTTGGGTACTCTGGTGCGTGGCGGGGACGGTTGCGCTCTGATCAGCGACGGCAACCCTGGCATGGGCAGTGGCGGCATGGGCGATGTGCTCACCGGCGTCATCGCCGCGTTGCTGGCCCAGGGGGTTCCGCCGTACCAGGCCGCTGCCCTGGGCGCCATGGCGCACGCCCGGGCCGCCGACCGGGCCGCCGCCGAGCACGGCGAGCGCGGGCTGTTGGCCACGGATCTTTTACCGCCGTTACGATGGGAATTGAATGGAAAATAA
- the rsgA gene encoding small ribosomal subunit biogenesis GTPase RsgA, with protein MAKRNLNRRQRWRIEKIQAERRDRMQRKAEKDQPVATTLGEEQWGTVTAHFGGQVLVEARDGTRTRCHFRANLEQLVVGDRVLWHPPHSEGTGVVTAVEPRHSVLKRPDNYGNLKPVAANVDRLLVVFAPRPAPSSALLDRYLVAAELSGIEPVLVLNKTDLLDDGNRDHAEHICALYRHLGYQVITLSAHGDGHQLASLRAALADATSVFVGQSGVGKSSLVNAILPEAELPVGEISEMSGLGQHTTTTARLFHFPEGGHLIDSPGIREFGLWHIDEQELLHGYRELSERAGHCRFRNCTHRHEPGCALLEAAQDDAFIHERLNNYFQIADTLDDEARARY; from the coding sequence ATGGCGAAACGCAATCTCAACCGGCGACAACGCTGGCGCATCGAAAAGATCCAGGCCGAGCGCCGCGATCGCATGCAGCGCAAAGCGGAAAAAGATCAGCCCGTGGCCACCACCCTCGGCGAGGAACAGTGGGGTACGGTGACCGCCCATTTCGGTGGCCAGGTATTGGTGGAGGCCCGGGACGGTACCCGGACCCGCTGCCATTTCCGCGCCAATCTGGAACAACTGGTGGTCGGCGACCGGGTGCTCTGGCATCCGCCGCACAGCGAAGGCACCGGCGTGGTCACGGCCGTGGAGCCGCGCCACTCGGTTCTGAAACGTCCGGACAATTACGGCAACTTGAAGCCCGTGGCCGCCAATGTGGATCGTCTCCTGGTGGTGTTCGCTCCGCGCCCGGCGCCTTCCAGCGCCCTGCTCGACCGCTACCTGGTGGCGGCGGAACTGTCCGGCATCGAGCCGGTGCTGGTGCTGAACAAGACCGATTTGCTGGACGATGGCAATCGCGATCACGCCGAGCACATCTGCGCGCTTTATCGGCACCTTGGCTATCAGGTCATCACCCTGTCCGCCCATGGCGACGGTCACCAGTTGGCCTCCTTGCGCGCCGCCCTGGCGGACGCCACCAGCGTCTTCGTCGGCCAATCCGGGGTTGGCAAATCCTCTCTGGTGAACGCCATCCTGCCGGAAGCGGAACTGCCCGTGGGCGAAATTTCGGAGATGTCAGGGCTGGGCCAGCACACCACCACCACCGCGCGCTTGTTCCATTTTCCCGAAGGCGGCCACCTGATCGACTCCCCGGGAATTCGCGAATTCGGTCTCTGGCACATCGATGAGCAGGAGTTGCTGCACGGTTATCGGGAGTTGTCCGAACGGGCCGGCCATTGCCGCTTCCGTAACTGTACCCACCGGCATGAACCGGGCTGCGCTCTGCTGGAAGCCGCCCAGGACGATGCGTTTATACACGAGCGCCTGAACAACTACTTCCAGATCGCCGACACCCTGGACGATGAGGCCCGCGCACGGTACTGA
- the queG gene encoding tRNA epoxyqueuosine(34) reductase QueG, with protein MDFTHFKTQLAEQARLLGFQQLGVADIDLGEAETRLRRWLDAGYHGEMKWMEAHGHKRSRPQELEPGTLRVISLRMNYLPPDTQPVKLLKQGEKAYVSRYALGRDYHKLVRKRLATLARWIREQVSDSELARAFVDSAPVMEKPLAAKAGLGWQGKHTLLLNREAGSWFFLGEIYTDLPLPVDQPVEDRCGKCSACMTVCPTDAIVAPYQLDARRCISYLTIEHPGSIPEALRAGIGNRIFGCDDCQLMCPWNRFAQFTGEHDFQPRHQLENSDLVTLFLWDEATFLRCTEGSPIRRAGYQRWLRNLAVALGNGPASTEAIGALRSRRDDPSELVREHVNWALHRLLA; from the coding sequence ATGGATTTCACTCATTTCAAAACACAACTGGCCGAACAGGCCAGGCTGCTGGGTTTCCAGCAGCTTGGCGTGGCCGATATCGACCTCGGAGAGGCCGAGACGAGGCTGAGACGCTGGTTGGACGCCGGATACCACGGTGAAATGAAGTGGATGGAAGCCCACGGGCACAAGCGCTCAAGGCCACAGGAGCTGGAACCCGGCACCCTGCGGGTGATCTCCCTGCGCATGAATTATCTGCCACCGGACACCCAGCCGGTGAAGCTGCTCAAGCAGGGCGAGAAGGCCTATGTGTCGCGCTACGCTCTGGGGCGCGACTACCACAAGCTGGTCCGCAAGCGGCTGGCGACACTGGCGCGCTGGATCCGCGAACAAGTCAGTGACAGCGAACTGGCCCGGGCGTTTGTCGACAGCGCGCCGGTGATGGAAAAGCCGCTGGCCGCCAAAGCCGGACTGGGCTGGCAGGGCAAGCATACGCTGCTGCTCAATCGCGAAGCCGGCAGTTGGTTTTTTCTCGGCGAGATCTACACCGATCTGCCACTGCCAGTGGATCAGCCGGTGGAAGACCGCTGCGGCAAATGCTCCGCCTGCATGACAGTCTGTCCCACCGACGCCATCGTCGCTCCCTACCAGTTGGATGCCCGTCGCTGTATCTCCTACCTGACCATCGAGCATCCCGGCTCCATACCCGAGGCCCTGCGCGCCGGCATCGGCAACCGCATCTTCGGCTGTGACGACTGCCAGCTCATGTGCCCCTGGAACCGGTTCGCGCAATTCACCGGCGAACACGACTTCCAGCCACGGCATCAGTTGGAAAACAGCGATCTGGTCACTCTGTTTCTGTGGGACGAAGCCACTTTTCTGCGTTGCACCGAGGGCTCCCCGATCCGCCGCGCCGGCTATCAGCGCTGGTTGCGTAATCTGGCGGTGGCATTGGGCAATGGCCCGGCCAGCACGGAGGCCATCGGTGCGCTGCGCTCGCGGCGGGACGATCCCAGCGAACTGGTACGTGAGCACGTGAACTGGGCCCTGCATCGCCTGCTGGCCTGA
- a CDS encoding AsmA family protein gives MGRAIKIIVIVIVAIVVLLAAAIFVVTQVIDPNDFKPQIEEQARKNANLDLSIPGDLSWQFWPSLGVSLGRTEARIADEEELFAALDNASVSVAVWPLLLGQVEMDGVLIDGLEVNLREDQQGGNWERIGPQDDTSQDQTEEEQQTADGGEEGSTLDIPLTIPSVDITNGRISYRNATDGTDIRVEHFNFNARDVSLDQPFPLEMSLRYQDQSDMRVDLNLKTTLAANLDANHFVLNPMMLDANIAGATAQPVDVHLEQALDVNLDEDSANLTNLVLQAAGTRTTGEARITGLTGDMVVAGKLDTEPFNLNTVLKTLGEPAIETRGDSALNKVAMSATLSGPANSVIAKPLTLTLDNSTINGSAGLQNLESGKIVFDLTMDKIVLDQYLPPESPSSEDKPAATGGDAGKSGGTANLTEAELIPVESLRPLLLDGKFRIGHLTFEQIEASDLSFAVSAANGVLKLTQASGKTLNGDFSASGTLNVAGKTPRISARTKVNRMQIQPIAKMAMKDDLATGLFSMDGDFNASGNSQKALVESAKGNLNLGLADGTVRGLNLYNTLVGGINDTLGGLKGLTALIPDQQSGKLPSVLSEDTKIIDLTSQTRLDKQVAYLESLDATLEKGSLSGNGWFNVLTQQFDLHIGMKSPELDGGKYLGDATWPLRCQGSLESSPAKWCGPDRDGFRKIAQQAATNAAKGKLKDKLGIDAEGDTTEEVLKNAAGQKAREEIEKQRDKLNEKLGDKLKGLFN, from the coding sequence ATGGGACGTGCAATCAAGATCATTGTCATCGTAATCGTGGCCATCGTGGTATTGCTGGCCGCGGCGATCTTCGTCGTCACCCAGGTGATCGACCCCAACGATTTCAAGCCACAGATCGAGGAGCAGGCACGCAAGAACGCCAACCTGGACCTCTCCATTCCCGGCGACCTCTCCTGGCAGTTCTGGCCCTCCCTGGGCGTCAGCCTGGGCCGCACCGAAGCCCGCATCGCCGATGAGGAAGAGCTGTTCGCCGCCCTCGACAACGCCAGCGTCAGCGTCGCCGTGTGGCCCCTGCTGCTTGGCCAGGTGGAAATGGATGGCGTGCTGATCGACGGCCTGGAAGTGAATCTGCGCGAAGATCAACAAGGCGGCAACTGGGAAAGGATTGGTCCCCAGGACGACACCAGCCAGGATCAGACCGAAGAGGAACAGCAAACCGCCGACGGCGGCGAGGAAGGCAGCACCCTCGATATTCCCCTGACCATTCCCTCGGTGGATATCACCAACGGCCGCATCAGCTATCGCAACGCCACCGACGGCACCGATATCCGCGTCGAGCATTTCAACTTCAATGCCCGCGATGTCAGCCTGGATCAGCCGTTCCCGCTGGAGATGTCGCTGCGCTATCAGGACCAGAGCGACATGCGCGTGGACCTGAACCTGAAAACCACCCTGGCCGCCAACCTGGATGCCAACCACTTCGTGTTGAATCCGATGATGCTGGACGCCAATATCGCCGGCGCCACCGCCCAACCCGTGGATGTGCATCTGGAACAGGCGCTGGACGTGAACCTGGATGAGGATAGCGCCAACCTCACCAACCTGGTGCTGCAGGCCGCCGGCACGCGCACCACCGGCGAAGCGCGGATCACCGGACTCACCGGCGACATGGTCGTGGCCGGCAAACTCGATACCGAGCCGTTCAACCTCAACACGGTATTGAAGACGCTGGGCGAGCCGGCCATCGAGACCCGCGGCGACAGCGCCCTCAACAAAGTGGCGATGAGCGCCACCCTGTCCGGCCCAGCCAACAGCGTCATCGCCAAGCCCCTCACCCTTACCCTTGATAACAGCACCATTAATGGCAGTGCCGGGCTGCAGAACCTGGAAAGCGGCAAGATCGTCTTCGATCTGACCATGGACAAGATCGTGCTGGATCAATACCTGCCGCCGGAAAGCCCCTCCTCCGAGGACAAACCGGCCGCCACCGGCGGCGACGCCGGCAAGAGCGGCGGTACCGCCAACCTCACCGAGGCCGAACTGATTCCGGTGGAGAGCCTGCGTCCGTTGCTGCTGGACGGCAAGTTCCGCATTGGCCATCTGACTTTCGAACAGATCGAGGCCAGCGATCTGAGCTTTGCCGTGTCCGCCGCCAATGGTGTGTTGAAGCTGACCCAGGCCAGCGGCAAGACCCTGAACGGGGATTTCAGCGCCAGCGGCACCCTCAACGTGGCCGGCAAGACCCCGCGGATCAGCGCGCGCACCAAGGTGAATCGCATGCAGATCCAGCCCATCGCCAAGATGGCCATGAAGGACGATCTGGCCACCGGCCTGTTCAGCATGGACGGCGACTTCAACGCCAGCGGCAACAGCCAGAAGGCACTGGTGGAATCCGCCAAGGGCAACTTGAACCTGGGACTGGCCGACGGTACCGTGCGCGGCCTGAATCTGTACAACACCCTGGTGGGCGGCATCAACGATACCCTGGGCGGGCTCAAGGGGCTGACCGCACTGATTCCCGACCAGCAATCCGGCAAGCTGCCCTCGGTGCTTTCCGAGGACACCAAGATCATCGACCTGACCAGCCAAACCCGCCTGGACAAGCAGGTCGCCTACCTCGAAAGCCTGGACGCCACACTGGAAAAAGGCAGTCTCTCCGGTAACGGCTGGTTCAACGTGCTGACCCAACAATTTGATCTGCACATCGGCATGAAGTCGCCGGAGCTGGACGGCGGCAAATACCTCGGCGACGCCACCTGGCCGCTGCGCTGCCAGGGCAGCCTGGAGAGCAGTCCGGCCAAATGGTGCGGCCCGGACCGGGACGGTTTCCGCAAGATCGCCCAGCAGGCGGCCACCAACGCCGCCAAGGGTAAACTGAAAGACAAACTCGGCATCGACGCCGAAGGCGACACCACCGAGGAAGTGCTGAAAAACGCCGCCGGGCAGAAAGCCCGGGAGGAAATCGAGAAGCAGCGCGACAAACTCAACGAAAAACTGGGTGACAAGCTCAAGGGGCTGTTCAACTGA
- a CDS encoding sensor histidine kinase → MVKFRNFLLFLGLALCAARLWAAPVVVPDGHQSQVAVAKSMDVLVDPEGRWDLPQVREDFSSRFTVNTAEEPNFGFTSSVIWLRFTLDTSKVMNQSWYLVERYPILDHITLYAPRPDGGYDEVAMGDTLPFHMRMMNHRAFIFPLDTDRPGPRTFYVKVSGKGAINLSPVLYNSTGLVEYTYRDTLLYGVFYGCLLIMVIYNALLALSLREPVYLYFVAFLVGMVIFILNINGFGLQFVWPLWPKLNEYYWLGIYISCPALAMYSRSFLELRVRFPRYDRVLRHYLIGAFVLLAVQLMIVPPWSYYLSTALVGVTVVLFSWLGWMVLSQGYRAARLYVLAWWVFMLLVFIFILGIVGWLPYTSFITILPHLATLWVVVMLSLALGDRIRFLERERNSLFEESRRNLERHVAEMERVNRDKSTFLQYVSHELNTPINWLGAADTLSDDDDRRDTWNLVRKGQQRLMGMVSTSLRYFDLSDRESPTLITVCDPYWLVEALTTSRCECLEQSGLKVQNRVSERLRVRANESELQEVLAMALDNAIRFSPAGEIIDVSSQRLDGVGEIRMRDNGRGVGTDQLESLFEPFFIMGSRHHEDGFGLSLAMARVMIEQSGGRIWAESAGEGQGFTLVIRLPLAE, encoded by the coding sequence TTGGTAAAGTTCCGTAACTTCCTGCTGTTTCTGGGGCTGGCCCTATGTGCCGCGCGGCTTTGGGCGGCGCCGGTGGTGGTGCCGGACGGCCACCAGAGTCAGGTGGCGGTGGCGAAATCCATGGACGTGCTGGTGGATCCGGAGGGGCGGTGGGATTTGCCTCAGGTGCGCGAGGATTTTTCCAGCCGCTTTACCGTCAACACGGCGGAGGAGCCCAATTTCGGTTTTACCAGCAGCGTGATCTGGCTGCGATTCACGCTCGACACCAGCAAAGTGATGAACCAGAGCTGGTATCTGGTGGAGCGTTATCCGATTCTCGACCACATCACGCTGTATGCACCGCGCCCGGATGGCGGTTACGACGAAGTGGCGATGGGGGATACGCTGCCGTTCCACATGCGGATGATGAATCATCGGGCCTTTATTTTCCCCCTGGACACCGACAGACCCGGGCCGCGCACCTTTTATGTGAAAGTCAGCGGCAAAGGGGCGATCAACCTGTCGCCGGTACTCTACAACAGCACCGGGCTGGTGGAATACACCTACCGGGATACCCTGTTGTACGGGGTGTTCTATGGGTGTTTGCTGATCATGGTGATCTACAACGCCCTGTTGGCATTGTCGCTGCGGGAACCGGTGTATCTGTATTTCGTCGCTTTCCTGGTGGGGATGGTGATCTTCATCCTCAACATCAACGGCTTCGGCTTGCAGTTTGTGTGGCCACTGTGGCCCAAGCTCAATGAGTATTACTGGCTCGGCATTTACATCAGTTGTCCGGCACTGGCCATGTACTCCCGCTCTTTCCTGGAATTGCGCGTGCGCTTTCCGCGCTATGACCGGGTATTGCGGCACTACCTGATCGGCGCGTTCGTGCTGCTGGCGGTGCAACTGATGATCGTGCCGCCCTGGTCCTACTATCTGTCCACGGCCCTGGTGGGGGTCACCGTAGTGCTGTTCAGCTGGCTTGGCTGGATGGTTCTGTCCCAGGGGTATCGGGCGGCACGTTTGTACGTGCTGGCCTGGTGGGTCTTCATGCTGCTGGTGTTCATTTTTATCCTCGGTATCGTCGGCTGGCTTCCCTACACCTCGTTCATCACCATCCTGCCGCATCTGGCCACGTTGTGGGTGGTGGTGATGCTGTCACTGGCCCTGGGGGACCGCATTCGTTTCCTGGAACGTGAGCGCAACAGTTTGTTCGAGGAGTCCCGCCGCAACCTGGAACGCCATGTGGCGGAAATGGAGCGCGTGAACCGGGACAAGTCCACCTTCCTGCAATATGTCAGCCACGAATTGAACACCCCGATCAACTGGCTCGGTGCGGCGGATACCCTGAGCGACGATGATGATCGCCGGGATACCTGGAATCTGGTGCGCAAAGGGCAGCAACGTCTGATGGGGATGGTGAGTACGTCGTTGCGTTATTTCGATCTGTCGGATCGGGAGAGCCCCACGCTGATCACCGTGTGCGATCCCTACTGGTTGGTGGAGGCGCTTACCACCAGCCGTTGCGAGTGCCTGGAGCAGAGTGGCCTGAAGGTGCAGAACCGGGTGTCGGAACGGCTGCGGGTGCGTGCCAACGAGAGTGAGCTTCAGGAGGTGCTGGCCATGGCGTTGGATAACGCCATCCGTTTCAGCCCCGCTGGAGAAATCATCGATGTCAGCAGTCAGCGTCTGGACGGGGTGGGCGAAATCCGCATGCGGGATAATGGCCGTGGTGTCGGCACGGATCAGTTGGAGAGTCTGTTCGAGCCGTTCTTCATCATGGGCTCACGCCATCACGAGGATGGGTTCGGCCTGTCTCTGGCGATGGCGCGGGTGATGATCGAGCAGAGCGGCGGGCGGATCTGGGCGGAAAGCGCCGGCGAAGGGCAGGGCTTTACCCTGGTGATCCGCTTGCCGCTGGCGGAATAG